Proteins from a genomic interval of Heteronotia binoei isolate CCM8104 ecotype False Entrance Well chromosome 5, APGP_CSIRO_Hbin_v1, whole genome shotgun sequence:
- the LOC132571314 gene encoding zinc finger protein OZF-like, which produces MTSSDGRQENLHFPGNILTKACKCFWCGRYFKYRSQFLVHQRIHTGEEPFECSECGKRFNHSKNLARHRATHTGEKPFECLECGKRLSRRSHLHKHLRTHTGEKTFECSEECGRQFSYGSDLQQHLRTHTGEKPFDCSECGKRFSRSNHLQLHQRIHTGEKPFECLVCRKRFSYSSNFQRHLKTHTKYKPFECSECGRKFSQLGSLQQHQGTHTEENLFECSECGKKYSQIYVLQKHLRTHTGEKPFECSECGKQFSYSSDLQQHLRTHTGEKPFECSECRKRFRQSGDLLLHQRTHTGEKPFECSECGKRFSRSGNLHQHQRTHTGEKPFECSECGKRFSQSGNLLLHQRNHTGEKPFECSECGKRFSRSSHLHKHLRTHTGEKPFECSECGKRFSQSAHLQRHSRTHTGEKPFECSECEKRFSQRSHLLLHQRIHTGEKLFES; this is translated from the exons ATGACATCTTCTGATGGAAGACAGGAAAATCTACATTTTCCTGGGAACATTCTAACAAAGGCGTGTAAATGCTTTTGGTGTGGAAGGTACTTTAAATATAGATCACAGTTCCTTGTGCACCAAAGGATACATACAGGGGAggaaccttttgagtgctctgagtgtggaaagagattcaatcacagTAAAAATCTTGCACGGCATCGAgcaactcacacaggggagaaaccttttgaatgcttggagtgtggaaagagactcAGTCGGCGCAGCCATCTTCATAAGCAtttaagaacacacacaggggagaaaacttttgagtgctcagagg aatgtggaagGCAATTTTCTTATGGTAGCGATTtgcaacagcatctaagaacccacacaggggagaaaccttttgactgctctgagtgtggaaagagattcagtcggagtaaccatcttcaactgcatcaaagaatccacacaggggagaaaccctttgaatgcttAGTGTGTAGAAAGCGATTTTCTTATAGTAGCAATTTTCAACGGCATCTGAAAACCCACACAAAATACaagccgtttgaatgctcagagtgtggaaggaaatTCAGTCAGCTTGGTAGTCTTCAGCAACATCAGGGAACTCACACAGAGGAGAACctctttgaatgctcagagtgtggtaaGAAATACAGTCAAATATATGTccttcaaaagcatctaagaacccacactggtgagaaaccatttgaatgctcagaatgtggaaagcaGTTTTCTTACAGTAGCGATTtgcaacagcatctaagaacccacacaggggaaaaaccttttgaatgctctgaatgCAGAAAGAGATTCCGTCAGAGTGGCGATCTCCTGctacatcaaagaacccacacaggggaaaaaccttttgaatgctcagaatgtggaaagaggttcagtcggAGTGGTAATCTTCATcaacatcaaagaacccacactggTGAGAAACcatttgagtgctcagagtgtggaaagagattcagtcagagtggcaatcttctactgcatcaaagaaaccacacaggggaaaaaccttttgaatgctcagaatgtggaaagagattcagtcggagtagccatcttcacaagcatttaagaactcacacaggggagaaacctttcgagtgctcagaatgtggaaagagatttagtcagagcgcccatcttcaaaggcattcaagaactcacacaggagagaaaccttttgagtgctcagaatgtgagaagagattcagtcagagaagCCATCTGCTactgcatcaaagaatccacacaggggagaaactttttgaatccTGA